Proteins encoded in a region of the Elaeis guineensis isolate ETL-2024a chromosome 7, EG11, whole genome shotgun sequence genome:
- the LOC140859148 gene encoding uncharacterized protein isoform X1: MGRRKEKREVGQTSATREMMETQEKSEIDQMVDHVKKMIERCLMLHMNKKQTVETLWKEEKVQCAFTETVWEGLQHDNPDFFPVYHLRLLLKEQIAVFNMLLEKQANSMGKNLSIWNCFT; encoded by the exons atgggtagaagaaaagagaaaagagaggttgGACAGACAAGTGcgacaagagagatgatggagacACAAGAGAAAAGTGAGATTGATCAAATGGTGGACCAT gtAAAGAAGATGATTGAGAGGTGCCTTATGTTGCACATGAACAAGAAACAAACTGTGGAAACTCTTTGGAAGGAAGAAAAAGTACAATGTGCATTCACTGAGACTG TATGGGAGGGGCTTCAGCATGATAATCCTGATTTTTTTCCGGTATATCATCTCAGACTGCTTTTAAAAGAGCAAATAGCTGTTTTCAATATGCTCCTTGAGAAGCAGGCTAATAGCATGGGTAAAAATCTGTCCATCTGGAATTGCTTTACCTAG
- the LOC140859148 gene encoding uncharacterized protein isoform X2, whose product MGRRKEKREVGQTSATREMMETQEKSEIDQMVDHVKKMIERCLMLHMNKKQTVETLWKEEKVQCAFTETVWEGLQHDNPDFFPVYHLRLLLKEQIAVFNMLLEKQANSMDSDN is encoded by the exons atgggtagaagaaaagagaaaagagaggttgGACAGACAAGTGcgacaagagagatgatggagacACAAGAGAAAAGTGAGATTGATCAAATGGTGGACCAT gtAAAGAAGATGATTGAGAGGTGCCTTATGTTGCACATGAACAAGAAACAAACTGTGGAAACTCTTTGGAAGGAAGAAAAAGTACAATGTGCATTCACTGAGACTG TATGGGAGGGGCTTCAGCATGATAATCCTGATTTTTTTCCGGTATATCATCTCAGACTGCTTTTAAAAGAGCAAATAGCTGTTTTCAATATGCTCCTTGAGAAGCAGGCTAATAGCATGG attcagataattaa